GGATGAATCGGGCACAAACATATATTCCCTATATGAACTGGAAGTGATAAGATTATGGTTAGGAGGGGGAAGCCATGCAGAAAGCCTATCGCTTTCGCCTGTATCCTAACCAAAAACAACAGACCCTGATCCATAAGACGTTTGGCTGTTGCCGTTTTGTGTTTAATCACTTCCTTGCCAGACGGAAAGAAGTCTACGAGACGGAAAGGAAAACACTTGGATATCATGCCTGTTCAGCGTTGCTAACTCAACTCAAGAAAGAACGAGAGTGGCTGAAAGAACCGGATGCCACAGCCTTGCAAACAGAGTTGCGACACTTGGATGACGCGTTCAAAAGGT
This genomic interval from Caldalkalibacillus thermarum contains the following:
- a CDS encoding RNA-guided endonuclease TnpB family protein; protein product: MQKAYRFRLYPNQKQQTLIHKTFGCCRFVFNHFLARRKEVYETERKTLGYHACSALLTQLKKEREWLKEPDATALQTELRHLDDAFKRFFREKKGYPRFKSRKNPVQSYTSKNNNGSIVIAGNRIRLPKLGWVKLAKSREVEGRILSATIRKNPSGKYFVS